A single genomic interval of Microbacterium oleivorans harbors:
- a CDS encoding polyribonucleotide nucleotidyltransferase, which produces MEGPEITAAEAVLDNGRFGTRTVRFETGRLAQQAQGAVAAYLDEETMLLSATSAGKHPREGFDFFPLTVDVEERSYAAGKIPGSFFRREGRPSTEAILVCRLIDRPLRPSFVDGLRNEVQIVITVLSIAPGEYYDALAINAASASTQISGLPFSGPIAGVRLALVPGHGEHEDQWVVFPNQKTVEEAVFDLTVAGRVLPDGEVAIMMVEAEATEGSWNLIKGGAVKPSEEIVAQGLEASKPFIKQLVEAQASIAASASKEPGVYPVFPPYQPAVYDFVAERTYDELSKVYQIADKQERQSADDAIKDRVKGEVAAAVEAEQLPATALAEFSAAYKSVTKKIVRGRILSEGVRIDGRGLADIRPLDAEVQVLPRVHGSAIFQRGETQILGVTTLNMLKMEQQIDSLSPTTSKRYLHHYNFPPYSTGETGRVGSPKRREIGHGFLAERALVPVLPSREEFPYAIRQVSEALGSNGSTSMGSVCASTLSLLNAGVPLRAPVAGIAMGLVTDQVDGETRYAALTDILGAEDALGDMDFKVAGTSEFVTAIQLDTKLDGIPSSVLTAALTQAKEARLTILSVLNSAIDSPDEMAPTAPRVISVQIPVDKIGELIGPKGKTINAIQDETGAQISIEDDGTVYIGAVDGPSAEAARAQVNAIANPTNPEVGEQFLGTVVKIATFGAFVSLLPGKDGLLHVSEVRKLAGGKRVENVEDVLGVGQKILVRITKIDDRGKLSLEPVVEESADQGAPAAADDAPTEG; this is translated from the coding sequence TTGGAAGGTCCAGAAATCACCGCAGCTGAAGCAGTCCTCGACAACGGCCGCTTCGGCACCCGCACCGTCCGGTTCGAGACCGGGCGCCTGGCGCAGCAGGCGCAGGGCGCCGTCGCCGCATACCTCGACGAGGAGACGATGCTCCTCTCGGCCACCAGCGCCGGCAAGCACCCGCGCGAAGGCTTCGACTTCTTCCCGCTGACCGTCGACGTCGAAGAGCGTTCCTACGCCGCCGGCAAGATCCCCGGCTCGTTCTTCCGCCGCGAGGGCCGCCCCTCGACCGAGGCGATCCTCGTCTGCCGTCTCATCGACCGTCCGCTGCGCCCGTCGTTCGTCGACGGCCTGCGCAACGAGGTCCAGATCGTCATCACCGTGCTGTCGATCGCACCCGGCGAGTACTACGACGCCCTCGCGATCAACGCCGCCTCGGCGTCCACCCAGATCTCGGGCCTGCCGTTCTCCGGCCCGATCGCCGGTGTGCGTCTCGCACTCGTCCCGGGCCACGGCGAGCACGAAGACCAGTGGGTCGTGTTCCCGAACCAGAAGACCGTCGAGGAGGCCGTGTTCGACCTCACCGTCGCCGGTCGTGTCCTCCCCGATGGCGAGGTCGCGATCATGATGGTCGAGGCCGAGGCCACCGAGGGCAGCTGGAACCTCATCAAGGGCGGCGCCGTCAAGCCGAGCGAAGAGATCGTGGCCCAGGGCCTCGAGGCTTCGAAGCCGTTCATCAAGCAGCTCGTCGAGGCGCAGGCATCCATCGCCGCGTCGGCGTCGAAGGAGCCGGGCGTCTACCCCGTTTTCCCGCCGTACCAGCCGGCCGTCTACGACTTCGTGGCCGAGCGCACCTACGACGAGCTGTCGAAGGTGTACCAGATCGCCGACAAGCAGGAGCGACAGAGCGCCGACGACGCGATCAAGGACCGTGTCAAGGGCGAGGTCGCCGCTGCCGTCGAGGCGGAGCAGCTTCCCGCGACGGCTCTCGCCGAGTTCTCCGCGGCATACAAGTCGGTCACGAAGAAGATCGTCCGCGGCCGCATTCTCAGCGAGGGCGTGCGCATCGACGGTCGTGGCCTCGCCGACATCCGTCCGCTCGACGCCGAGGTCCAGGTCCTGCCCCGTGTGCACGGATCGGCGATCTTCCAGCGCGGTGAGACCCAGATCCTGGGTGTCACCACGCTGAACATGCTCAAGATGGAGCAGCAGATCGACTCGCTCTCGCCCACGACGAGCAAGCGCTACCTGCACCACTACAACTTCCCGCCGTACTCGACCGGTGAGACCGGTCGCGTCGGCAGCCCGAAGCGTCGCGAGATCGGGCACGGCTTCCTCGCCGAGCGCGCCCTCGTGCCGGTGCTGCCCAGCCGCGAGGAGTTCCCGTACGCGATCCGCCAGGTGTCCGAGGCCCTCGGGTCCAACGGATCCACCTCGATGGGCTCGGTCTGCGCCTCGACGCTGTCGCTCCTCAACGCCGGTGTGCCGCTGCGCGCTCCGGTCGCGGGTATCGCGATGGGCCTCGTGACCGACCAGGTCGACGGCGAGACCCGCTATGCGGCTCTGACCGACATCCTCGGCGCCGAAGACGCTCTGGGCGACATGGACTTCAAGGTCGCCGGAACGAGCGAGTTCGTCACCGCGATCCAGCTCGACACGAAGCTCGACGGCATCCCGTCGTCGGTGCTGACCGCCGCGCTGACGCAGGCGAAGGAAGCGCGTCTGACGATCCTCAGCGTGCTGAACTCGGCGATCGACAGCCCGGACGAGATGGCTCCGACCGCTCCGCGCGTGATCAGCGTGCAGATCCCGGTCGACAAGATCGGCGAGCTGATCGGGCCCAAGGGCAAGACGATCAACGCGATCCAGGACGAGACCGGCGCGCAGATCTCGATCGAGGATGACGGCACCGTGTACATCGGCGCCGTCGACGGACCGTCGGCCGAGGCCGCTCGCGCCCAGGTCAACGCGATCGCCAACCCGACCAACCCCGAGGTGGGCGAGCAGTTCCTGGGCACGGTCGTGAAGATCGCGACCTTCGGTGCGTTCGTCTCGCTCCTCCCGGGCAAGGACGGTCTGCTGCATGTCAGCGAGGTCCGCAAGCTCGCCGGCGGCAAGCGCGTCGAGAACGTCGAGGACGTGCTCGGCGTCGGTCAGAAGATCCTCGTTCGCATCACCAAGATCGACGACCGCGGCAAGCTGTCGCTCGAGCCGGTGGTCGAGGAGAGCGCCGATCAGGGTGCGCCGGCGGCTGCCGACGACGCTCCGACCGAGGGCTGA
- a CDS encoding aldo/keto reductase, translating to MAGERVTQVSRPGVPAHPSSPIPVHGQPIGSQVRVALGDTGMRIFPVILGGAEFGWTIDLAASHAVLDAYLQRGGNALHTADGYASGRSEHIIGRWLASRGIRDDVIVTVRVGGHPDNPGLGSVNLVRSVEASLRRLATDRIDVLYLDAATDGSTALEDTLATAEWLVESGKVRALGASGYTAMQLVEARILSSAGYPRFAVLDVPYNMLHRSDFDGDLRLIAGAQGLAVTPSQALEHGYLTGAHRDRSGLASTVRGSQLAAWMNRRGARVLKALDRISDELAVPTAAISVSWLLAQRIVTAPIVNAGLPGHVDQFVQGVGAKLGRTHLADIARAVE from the coding sequence ATGGCGGGGGAACGAGTGACCCAGGTCTCCCGTCCTGGCGTGCCCGCGCATCCCTCGAGCCCGATCCCCGTCCACGGGCAGCCGATCGGCTCGCAGGTGCGCGTCGCCCTCGGCGACACGGGCATGCGCATCTTCCCCGTGATCCTGGGCGGTGCCGAGTTCGGCTGGACCATCGATCTCGCCGCAAGTCACGCCGTGCTCGACGCCTACCTGCAGCGCGGCGGCAACGCGCTGCACACCGCTGACGGCTACGCCTCGGGACGGAGCGAGCACATCATCGGCCGGTGGCTCGCCAGCCGCGGGATCCGCGACGACGTCATCGTCACCGTGCGCGTGGGCGGACATCCCGACAACCCGGGCCTCGGCTCGGTGAACCTCGTGCGCTCGGTCGAGGCGTCGCTGCGCCGGCTCGCCACCGACCGGATCGACGTGCTCTACCTGGATGCCGCCACCGACGGCTCGACCGCCCTCGAGGACACCCTCGCCACCGCCGAGTGGCTCGTGGAGAGCGGCAAGGTGCGTGCGCTCGGAGCCAGTGGCTACACCGCGATGCAGCTCGTCGAGGCCCGCATCCTCTCGTCGGCGGGCTACCCGCGCTTCGCGGTGCTCGATGTGCCGTACAACATGCTCCACCGCTCCGACTTCGACGGCGACCTGCGGCTCATCGCGGGAGCGCAGGGGCTCGCCGTCACCCCCTCGCAGGCCCTCGAACACGGGTATCTCACGGGCGCCCACCGCGACCGCTCCGGGCTCGCCTCCACCGTGCGCGGGTCGCAGCTGGCGGCGTGGATGAACCGGCGTGGCGCCCGGGTCCTGAAGGCTCTCGACCGCATCTCCGACGAATTGGCGGTTCCGACCGCGGCGATCTCGGTGTCCTGGCTGCTCGCGCAGCGCATCGTGACGGCACCGATCGTCAACGCGGGTCTCCCGGGCCACGTCGACCAGTTCGTCCAGGGAGTGGGAGCGAAGCTCGGCCGGACGCATCTGGCCGACATCGCCCGCGCCGTCGAGTGA
- a CDS encoding histidine phosphatase family protein: MTQYLYLVRHGEHQDAEHGLEDGPLSPRGRRQAELLADRISGVPLDAVWHSPLERAQETARAVAKRLPALAPQASSLLFDCVPTGMTPDTPPAYEPFFGSYTEAETEAGAAQMADAVGEFLGRKPDTHELLITHNFVIAWFVREVLQAPDWRWLTINQAHCGLTVLAQRPGRPWTLVSHNDLAHLPVELRTGLPDILLV, from the coding sequence GTGACGCAGTATCTCTATCTGGTGCGCCATGGGGAGCATCAGGACGCGGAGCACGGCCTCGAAGACGGCCCCCTCTCACCGCGCGGCCGTCGTCAGGCCGAGCTGCTGGCGGACCGCATCTCCGGGGTGCCGCTCGACGCCGTCTGGCACTCACCCCTCGAGCGTGCCCAGGAGACCGCACGCGCCGTCGCGAAGCGCCTGCCGGCGCTGGCGCCGCAGGCGTCGTCGCTGCTGTTCGACTGCGTCCCGACGGGGATGACCCCCGACACCCCGCCTGCGTACGAGCCGTTCTTCGGGTCGTACACCGAGGCCGAGACCGAAGCGGGTGCCGCGCAGATGGCCGACGCCGTGGGCGAGTTCCTCGGTCGCAAGCCAGACACCCACGAGCTGCTCATCACGCACAACTTCGTCATCGCGTGGTTCGTGCGCGAGGTCCTGCAGGCGCCTGACTGGCGCTGGCTCACGATCAACCAGGCGCACTGCGGACTGACGGTGCTCGCGCAGCGCCCCGGTCGCCCGTGGACCCTCGTCTCCCACAACGATCTGGCGCATCTGCCCGTCGAGCTCCGCACCGGTCTGCCCGACATCCTGCTCGTCTGA
- a CDS encoding TSUP family transporter, giving the protein MLDGPLLADWLPVSISALVFVVVAAGLAGWVDAVVGGGGLIQLPALVIGVPKDVATPFILGTNKLSSFAGTLSASWVYLRRIRVQLVLLVPLVIGAFAGSAVGAALSRYVPRELLTPIVLVAVIAVAVYTLLKPKMGLHHAPRHERRGAIAWRSATIGVAVGFYDGILGPGTGSFFVILLVAVLGYGFLQASVNAKIANLTTNLAALLVYGAHGEVLLLLGVVMALANMAGGFIGARMATKNGSGFVRVVFLVVLSILVVKLAWDTVVQFAPA; this is encoded by the coding sequence GTGCTCGATGGTCCGCTTCTCGCCGATTGGCTTCCGGTCTCGATCTCCGCGCTCGTCTTCGTGGTCGTCGCCGCCGGACTCGCGGGCTGGGTCGACGCGGTCGTCGGCGGCGGTGGGCTCATCCAGCTCCCGGCGCTGGTGATCGGGGTGCCGAAGGACGTCGCCACTCCCTTCATCCTCGGCACGAACAAGCTGTCGTCATTCGCGGGCACGCTCTCGGCGAGCTGGGTCTACCTGCGCCGCATCCGGGTGCAGCTCGTGCTGCTCGTGCCGCTGGTCATCGGCGCCTTCGCGGGTTCGGCCGTCGGCGCCGCGCTGTCGCGGTACGTCCCGCGAGAGCTGCTGACGCCGATCGTCCTGGTCGCGGTCATCGCCGTGGCGGTCTACACGCTGCTCAAGCCGAAGATGGGACTGCACCACGCGCCGCGTCATGAGCGCCGCGGCGCGATTGCCTGGCGCTCGGCGACGATCGGGGTCGCGGTGGGCTTCTACGACGGCATCCTCGGTCCCGGAACAGGATCGTTCTTCGTCATCCTCCTCGTCGCGGTCCTCGGCTACGGCTTCCTCCAGGCGAGCGTCAACGCGAAGATCGCCAACCTCACCACGAACCTCGCAGCGCTCCTGGTCTACGGGGCGCACGGCGAGGTCCTCCTGCTGCTCGGCGTCGTCATGGCACTGGCGAACATGGCCGGCGGTTTCATCGGGGCGCGCATGGCGACGAAGAACGGCAGCGGCTTCGTGCGCGTCGTCTTCCTCGTCGTGCTGTCGATCCTCGTCGTCAAGCTCGCCTGGGACACGGTCGTGCAGTTCGCGCCAGCGTAG
- a CDS encoding 4-hydroxy-tetrahydrodipicolinate reductase, whose amino-acid sequence MTTTRVALVGGTGKLGGIIREVIERSDGFELAAVLTRRSGLDEIDGADLVVDASTPAVSTDVVRAAIERGINVLVGTSGWSQERIAQIRPLVDAAGTGVVFIPNFSLGSVIGTALAAASASFFPSIEIIEAHRETKVDSPSGTAVRTAELIAAARTAVGPVESPHADQRARGQKVASVPIHSLRRPGVIARQETVLSGPGESLSIVHDTIDPTRAYEPGIRIALDAARVARGITVGLDSFIDIGIRPAAAPSTAAPADEGDVPGQVARVTGA is encoded by the coding sequence ATGACCACCACGCGCGTGGCCCTCGTGGGCGGCACCGGAAAGCTCGGCGGCATCATCCGTGAGGTGATCGAACGATCCGACGGCTTCGAGCTCGCGGCGGTCCTCACCCGTCGCAGCGGCCTCGACGAGATCGACGGCGCCGACCTCGTCGTCGACGCATCGACCCCGGCGGTGTCGACCGACGTCGTGCGCGCGGCCATCGAGCGCGGCATCAACGTGCTCGTCGGAACATCCGGATGGTCGCAGGAGCGCATCGCGCAGATCCGCCCGCTCGTGGATGCTGCGGGTACCGGTGTGGTCTTCATCCCCAACTTCTCGCTGGGCTCGGTCATCGGCACCGCGCTCGCCGCCGCCTCGGCGTCGTTCTTCCCCTCGATCGAGATCATCGAGGCGCACCGCGAGACGAAGGTCGACTCGCCCAGCGGCACCGCCGTCCGCACCGCCGAGCTGATCGCCGCGGCGCGCACCGCCGTCGGTCCGGTCGAGTCGCCCCACGCGGATCAGCGTGCCCGCGGGCAGAAGGTCGCGAGCGTGCCGATCCATTCGCTGCGACGCCCGGGCGTCATCGCCCGCCAGGAGACGGTCCTCTCGGGACCGGGGGAGTCGCTCTCGATCGTGCACGACACCATCGATCCGACGCGAGCCTACGAGCCGGGCATCCGCATCGCCCTGGATGCCGCGCGCGTCGCCCGCGGCATCACCGTCGGCCTCGACAGCTTCATCGACATCGGCATCCGCCCCGCCGCGGCGCCGTCCACGGCCGCCCCCGCCGACGAAGGGGACGTGCCCGGTCAGGTGGCGCGCGTCACGGGGGCATGA
- a CDS encoding tetratricopeptide repeat protein has product MSARILAIVMSALLALYIAFVAQRAVLLLMSGEPVGIAMGAALLVLPLVGAWALWRELSFGANAARLGRRLESESDLPDEEIDVRPSGRPDRAEADALFPRYREAVEAAPKDWRAWFRLGLAYDGAGDRRRARQAVRTAIALERAARGA; this is encoded by the coding sequence ATGAGCGCGCGCATCCTCGCGATCGTGATGTCGGCGCTTCTGGCGCTGTACATCGCGTTCGTCGCACAGCGCGCGGTCCTGCTGCTCATGTCGGGCGAGCCGGTGGGAATCGCGATGGGGGCCGCGCTCCTGGTTCTGCCGCTGGTCGGTGCCTGGGCGCTGTGGCGCGAACTCAGCTTCGGAGCGAACGCCGCTCGCCTGGGCCGCCGCCTCGAGTCCGAGTCCGACCTGCCCGACGAGGAGATCGACGTCCGGCCGAGCGGACGACCGGATCGGGCCGAGGCCGACGCGCTGTTCCCCCGGTACCGCGAAGCGGTCGAGGCGGCGCCGAAGGACTGGCGAGCGTGGTTCCGGCTCGGTCTCGCCTACGACGGCGCCGGCGATCGGCGCCGGGCGCGTCAGGCGGTGCGCACGGCGATCGCGCTCGAGCGAGCCGCGCGCGGCGCCTGA
- a CDS encoding TIGR01777 family oxidoreductase: MADQPGRVVIAGSSGLIGRALVDAYRADGVAVTRLVRHEPQAPDEVQWWPGERPLDPDAIAGARAVIGLNGASIGRFPWTRSYKHELVWSRLLPTETLARAVRALGSDAPVFLSSSAVGYYPSRHGVRMDETAPRGDTFLADLCGEWETAALTARENARVVLLRTAPIVHPEGVLAPLLLLTRAGISGPIGRGTQVWPWISLVDEVAAIRHLVEADVTGPVNLTGPTRATANDLGFSLALRMNRPYLVRAPEWGLRLILGRDATEALLTNDTDVVPNVLERSGFAFTHRRVEDAIAAVVPAR, translated from the coding sequence TTGGCTGATCAGCCGGGCCGTGTCGTCATCGCGGGCTCGTCCGGGCTCATCGGGCGCGCACTCGTCGACGCATACCGCGCGGACGGCGTCGCAGTCACCCGTCTCGTCCGACACGAGCCGCAGGCGCCCGACGAGGTGCAGTGGTGGCCCGGAGAGCGTCCGCTCGACCCGGATGCGATCGCAGGAGCCCGCGCCGTCATCGGCTTGAACGGTGCGAGCATCGGTCGCTTCCCGTGGACCCGCTCGTACAAGCACGAGCTCGTGTGGTCGCGTCTCCTGCCGACGGAGACGCTCGCGCGGGCCGTCCGTGCGCTCGGTTCGGATGCACCGGTCTTCCTCTCGTCCTCTGCGGTCGGCTACTACCCCTCGCGCCACGGGGTGCGCATGGACGAGACGGCGCCGCGCGGCGACACGTTCCTCGCGGACCTCTGCGGCGAGTGGGAGACGGCCGCGCTCACCGCGCGCGAGAACGCCCGGGTCGTGCTGTTGCGCACGGCACCGATCGTGCATCCCGAGGGCGTACTGGCACCGCTTCTGCTGCTCACGCGAGCGGGCATCTCGGGGCCGATCGGACGTGGCACTCAGGTGTGGCCCTGGATATCGCTCGTGGACGAGGTCGCCGCCATCCGGCACCTGGTCGAGGCCGACGTCACCGGCCCGGTGAACCTCACCGGGCCCACGCGAGCCACGGCCAACGATCTCGGGTTCAGCCTGGCCCTGCGCATGAACCGCCCGTATCTGGTCCGCGCGCCGGAATGGGGGCTGCGCCTGATTCTCGGCCGCGACGCGACCGAAGCGCTGCTGACCAACGACACCGACGTGGTGCCGAACGTGCTCGAACGCTCGGGGTTCGCCTTCACCCACCGCCGGGTGGAGGACGCCATCGCGGCGGTCGTGCCGGCCCGGTGA
- a CDS encoding OsmC family peroxiredoxin: MSVTSEATTSWKGSLAEGSGQIALESSNQGPFEVNWKARSEGSGSVTTPEELIAAAHSSCFSMALSHALAQNGTPPESVETTASVTFIPGTGITGSHLNVNAVVPGLSAEDFDRLAQEAKSGCPVSAALAGIEITLEATLG, from the coding sequence ATGAGCGTCACAAGCGAAGCCACGACCAGCTGGAAGGGCAGCCTGGCCGAGGGATCGGGGCAGATCGCCCTCGAGAGCTCCAATCAGGGCCCGTTCGAGGTCAACTGGAAGGCGCGCAGCGAGGGATCCGGCTCCGTCACGACCCCGGAAGAACTCATCGCCGCCGCGCACTCGTCGTGCTTCTCGATGGCGCTCTCACACGCGCTCGCGCAGAACGGCACTCCGCCCGAGTCGGTCGAGACCACCGCGTCGGTGACCTTCATCCCCGGCACCGGCATCACCGGCTCGCACCTGAACGTCAACGCCGTCGTCCCGGGACTGTCGGCGGAGGACTTCGATCGCCTCGCCCAGGAGGCCAAGAGCGGGTGCCCCGTCTCGGCCGCCCTCGCCGGCATCGAGATCACCCTCGAGGCCACGCTTGGCTGA
- a CDS encoding TlpA family protein disulfide reductase, whose protein sequence is MLLRWRASRPYPAPRIDVVDPRRLGADPDALGTTATLLQFSTETCHRCPSVHRSLAAIAADADDVVHLDVDVTDRPDIARRFRIAQTPTTLVLDSRGVVRTRFGGAPRRAVVQLEVLRLRSETARV, encoded by the coding sequence GTGCTCCTCCGTTGGCGCGCCTCACGCCCCTACCCCGCGCCCCGCATCGACGTCGTCGATCCGCGGAGACTGGGAGCCGATCCCGACGCCCTGGGGACGACGGCGACCCTCCTGCAGTTCAGCACCGAGACGTGCCACCGCTGCCCGTCGGTGCATCGATCGCTCGCCGCGATCGCGGCGGACGCCGACGACGTCGTGCACCTGGACGTCGACGTCACCGATCGTCCCGATATCGCCCGGCGGTTCCGGATCGCGCAGACCCCGACGACCCTCGTACTCGACAGCCGTGGCGTCGTCCGCACCCGCTTCGGCGGCGCCCCCCGCCGCGCTGTGGTCCAGCTGGAGGTCCTTCGCCTCCGCTCCGAGACCGCGCGCGTCTGA
- the thyX gene encoding FAD-dependent thymidylate synthase, which produces MSDAEQTPNTPEIEFRSDVTVEIVRASAADADVLFAARVSTQGEQTLDAAAAGTEASSRDRGLINYLMRDRHGSPFEHNSMTFYVQAPIFVFREFMRHRMASYNEESGRYRELRPVFYVPARERNLNQVGKTGAYEFLPGTDEQFAIVDDSTRAASVQAYEAYQRMLAAGVAREVARIVLPLNIYSSMYVTMNARALMNFLSLRTKVEGTHFPSFPQREIEMCAEKMETSWRELMPLTHAAFNANGRVAP; this is translated from the coding sequence GTGAGCGACGCCGAGCAGACCCCGAACACGCCCGAGATCGAGTTCCGCAGCGATGTGACCGTCGAGATCGTCCGCGCCAGTGCCGCCGACGCGGATGTCCTCTTCGCCGCTCGCGTGTCGACGCAGGGGGAGCAGACGCTCGACGCGGCTGCGGCGGGGACCGAGGCCTCCAGCCGCGACCGTGGCCTCATCAACTACCTGATGCGCGATCGCCACGGTTCGCCGTTCGAGCACAACTCGATGACCTTCTACGTGCAGGCGCCGATCTTCGTCTTCCGCGAGTTCATGCGGCACCGTATGGCGTCGTACAACGAGGAGTCCGGCCGCTACCGCGAGCTGCGACCCGTGTTCTACGTCCCGGCCCGCGAACGGAACCTCAACCAGGTCGGCAAGACCGGGGCGTACGAGTTCCTGCCCGGGACGGACGAGCAGTTCGCGATCGTCGACGACAGCACGCGGGCGGCATCCGTGCAGGCCTACGAGGCGTATCAGCGCATGCTCGCCGCGGGGGTGGCCCGCGAGGTCGCGAGGATCGTGCTGCCTCTCAACATCTACTCGTCGATGTACGTGACGATGAACGCGCGCGCGCTCATGAACTTCCTGTCGCTGCGCACCAAGGTCGAAGGCACCCACTTCCCGTCCTTCCCGCAGCGCGAGATCGAGATGTGCGCCGAGAAGATGGAGACGTCGTGGCGCGAGCTCATGCCGCTGACGCACGCCGCCTTCAACGCGAACGGCCGCGTCGCCCCCTGA
- a CDS encoding NUDIX domain-containing protein yields MAWTTRGTRTVYENRWIAVREDRVTGPGGDGIYGVVEMQHPAVFIVALDDDERVCLVEVDRYTTGRSIEVPAGGSDGEDPLTAARRELLEETGLIAGSWEAIGSMNALNGIAVAPEHVFLARDLEEHRDAAGSQIEEGIERLMWLPFSDALALVASGAISDGETVAALAYAGLRLGRFS; encoded by the coding sequence ATGGCGTGGACGACCCGTGGCACCCGAACCGTGTACGAGAACAGGTGGATCGCCGTCCGCGAGGACCGGGTGACCGGGCCGGGCGGCGACGGTATCTACGGCGTCGTCGAGATGCAGCATCCGGCCGTCTTCATCGTCGCCCTCGACGACGACGAGCGGGTGTGCCTCGTCGAGGTCGACCGTTACACGACGGGACGCTCGATCGAGGTCCCCGCGGGGGGCAGCGACGGGGAGGATCCGCTCACGGCCGCTCGACGCGAGCTGCTCGAGGAGACCGGGCTCATCGCCGGAAGCTGGGAGGCGATCGGCTCGATGAACGCGCTCAACGGCATCGCGGTGGCCCCCGAGCACGTCTTCCTGGCGCGTGATCTCGAGGAGCACCGGGATGCCGCCGGCTCGCAGATCGAGGAGGGGATCGAGCGCCTCATGTGGCTCCCCTTCTCCGACGCCCTGGCCCTCGTCGCGTCGGGCGCGATCAGCGACGGCGAGACGGTGGCCGCGCTCGCCTACGCGGGTCTCCGGCTGGGGCGGTTCTCCTGA
- the dapA gene encoding 4-hydroxy-tetrahydrodipicolinate synthase, with protein MTHSGNPFGQVLVALVTPMTADGEVDWPAVEKHIDDVITAGADGIVVTGTTGETSTLTDPEKLRLVEVGKSVSAGRAKIITGGGSNETAHAIELYKASEKAGADGIMIVTPYYNKPTQAGILTHFRLVADATDLPVILYDIPGRTGVPIKYETILRLAKHPNILAIKDAKGDFSEVSRVLNQTDLMYFSGDDANVLPHLSIGASGLIGVTANITATPYRTMVDAVNRGDLAAATAAHKSLEPLVRAVMTHVPGTVSAKYILHGLGRISSPRVRLPLVGPEEWEAAIIEDELALVSAVPGADFSNFRPDRNAAAGGALPKVHGTTR; from the coding sequence ATGACGCACTCGGGCAATCCCTTCGGACAGGTCCTCGTCGCGCTGGTCACCCCGATGACCGCTGACGGCGAAGTCGATTGGCCCGCCGTCGAGAAGCACATCGACGATGTCATCACCGCGGGTGCGGACGGCATCGTCGTCACCGGCACCACCGGCGAAACGAGCACGCTCACCGACCCCGAGAAGCTGCGCCTCGTCGAGGTCGGCAAGTCGGTCTCGGCCGGTCGCGCCAAGATCATCACCGGCGGCGGCTCGAACGAGACGGCCCACGCGATCGAGCTGTACAAGGCCAGCGAGAAGGCCGGGGCCGACGGCATCATGATTGTCACGCCGTACTACAACAAGCCGACGCAGGCAGGCATCCTCACCCACTTCCGTCTGGTCGCCGACGCCACCGACCTGCCGGTCATCCTCTACGACATCCCCGGCCGCACCGGCGTGCCGATCAAGTACGAGACGATCCTGCGCCTGGCCAAGCACCCCAACATCCTGGCCATCAAGGACGCGAAGGGTGACTTCAGCGAGGTCAGCCGTGTGCTGAACCAGACAGACCTGATGTACTTCTCCGGCGACGACGCCAACGTGCTGCCGCACCTGTCGATCGGTGCGAGCGGCCTGATCGGCGTGACGGCGAACATCACCGCGACGCCGTACCGCACGATGGTCGATGCCGTGAACCGCGGCGACCTCGCGGCGGCGACGGCGGCCCATAAGAGTCTCGAGCCGCTCGTGCGCGCGGTCATGACGCACGTGCCCGGCACCGTGAGCGCGAAGTACATCCTCCACGGCCTCGGCCGCATCTCGAGCCCCCGCGTACGCCTGCCGCTCGTCGGTCCCGAGGAGTGGGAGGCCGCGATCATCGAGGACGAGCTCGCCCTCGTCTCCGCCGTCCCCGGCGCCGACTTCTCCAACTTCCGTCCCGACCGCAACGCCGCCGCCGGTGGCGCACTGCCCAAGGTCCACGGGACGACCCGCTAG